A genome region from Salvia splendens isolate huo1 chromosome 19, SspV2, whole genome shotgun sequence includes the following:
- the LOC121780139 gene encoding F-box protein SKP2A-like produces the protein MRETEGLNSSFEKLMVFGAAESMSITEWKDVPVELLLRILSLVDDQTVIVASGVCHGWRDAISWGLTRLSLSWCKRSMNDLVLSLAPKFTKLQALGLRQDTPQLHDDAVEAIAAHCHELQELDLSKSFRLTDRSLYALAVGCPELVKLNISGCTGFSDTALGYLTGCCRKLKTLNLCGCVRTATDRALKAIGYNCHQMQSLNLGWCDRVGDEGVKSLAYGCPNLRALDLCGCVLITDDSVVALANNCLHLRSLGLYFCQNITDRAMYSLAQSRVKNKHDVWASMKSRYEEEGLTNLNISQCTALTPPAVQALCDSFPDLHTCPGRHSLIISGCLNLTSVHCACASMQAHRAPHAMPHLAH, from the exons ATGAGAGAGACCGAGGGTTTGAATTCGAGCTTTGAGAAATTGATGGTTTTCGGCGCTGCTGAGAGCATGAGCATAACAGAGTGGAAGGATGTTCCGGTGGAGCTGCTGCTCAGGATTTTGTCACTGGTGGATGATCAGACGGTGATTGTGGCTTCTGGGGTTTGCCATGGATGGAGGGATGCCATTTCTTGGGGCCTCACTCGCCTTTCCCTCTCTTG GTGCAAGAGGAGCATGAATGATCTGGTGCTATCTCTGGCCCCTAAGTTTACGAAACTGCAGGCTCTCGGGTTGAGGCAGGACACGCCACAGCTCCATGACGACGCTGTTGAGGCGATTGCAGCCCACTGTCATGAGCTTCAAGAGTTGGATCTTAGCAAGAGCTTCAGGCTCACTGATCGCTCGTTGTACGCGCTGGCCGTTGGTTGTCCCGAGCTCGTGAAGCTGAATATCAGCGGCTGTACAGGCTTCAGTGATACTGCTCTTGGATATCTGACCGGGTGTTGCAGGAAACTGAAGACCTTGAATCTTTGTGGTTGTGTTAGGACCGCGACGGATAGGGCGTTGAAG GCAATTGGGTACAACTGCCATCAAATGCAGTCGTTGAATCTTGGATGGTGCGACCGGGTTGGTGATGAAGGTGTTAAGAGTTTGGCTTATGGCTGCCCTAATCTTAGAGCTCTTGACTTGTGCGGATGCGTTCTTATTACAG ACGATAGCGTCGTTGCATTGGCGAACAACTGCCTCCACCTGAGGTCGCTCGGGCTGTACTTCTGCCAGAACATTACGGACAGGGCAATGTACTCTCTAGCACAGAGCCGGGTGAAGAACAAGCACGATGTTTGGGCATCCATGAAGAGCAGGTACGAGGAGGAAGGGCTTACGAACCTCAACATCAGCCAGTGCACGGCCCTCACGCCCCCTGCGGTACAGGCACTGTGCGACTCTTTCCCTGATTTGCACACATGCCCCGGCCGACATTCCCTCATAATCAGCGGCTGCCTCAACTTAACATCTGTCCACTGCGCCTGCGCCTCCATGCAGGCGCACCGGGCGCCACATGCGATGCCTCATCTCGCACACTGA